Proteins encoded together in one Terriglobia bacterium window:
- a CDS encoding M2 family metallopeptidase translates to MRQVFWTAALILLFLIPASSQTLSTTPAEKPKERAAAGSAAPTVAEAEKFIKDAEAALSEATINQGRADWVNQNFITDDTEAISADYNNKLIAETTKLAEQATRFDKLKLPLEVARKFKLLKLSLPMPAPSNAKEREELTKNQVSMQSDYGKGKYCPPSTPDKCLSLGQIEKIMATSADPQQLKELWVGWHKVGAPMRQRYARFAELSNKGAREMGFPDVGAMWRSNYDMTPDQFEQEVERLWQQVKPLYLSLHAYVRAQLVKKYGPQVVPPDGMIPAHLLGNMWAQEWGNIYPLVAPADADKGYDLTKLLEEKKTTPIQLVKYGEGFFTSLGFDPLPRTFWERSLLVKPQDRDVVCHASAWDLDLQEDVRLKMCIQVRDEDFITVHHELGHNFYQRAYRKQPFFFQDSANDGFHEAIGDTMALSAVRPEYLHQVGLLPQVPQTSSDIGFLLKEALDKVAFLPFGRRVDLWRWQVFNGKIKPQDYEKAWWDMINKYQGLSAPVPRTEADFDPGAKYHIPANTPYARYFLARIYQFQFQRALCKKAAYSGPLHRCSIYGNKAAGDLLKKALVMGKSRPWQEVMFELTGEKEGDASAMMEYFAPLKQWLDEQNKGQKISW, encoded by the coding sequence ATGCGCCAGGTGTTCTGGACCGCCGCACTCATCCTATTGTTCCTGATCCCAGCTTCTTCGCAGACCTTGTCCACGACTCCCGCTGAGAAGCCGAAGGAAAGGGCCGCCGCCGGGAGCGCAGCCCCCACCGTTGCCGAGGCCGAGAAGTTCATCAAGGACGCCGAGGCCGCGCTCAGCGAAGCCACCATCAACCAGGGCCGCGCCGACTGGGTGAACCAGAATTTCATCACCGACGATACCGAGGCGATCTCCGCCGACTACAACAACAAGCTCATCGCCGAGACCACGAAGCTGGCGGAGCAGGCCACGCGTTTCGACAAGCTGAAGCTCCCGCTCGAGGTCGCGCGCAAGTTCAAGTTGCTGAAGCTTTCGCTTCCCATGCCCGCGCCAAGCAACGCGAAAGAGCGCGAAGAGCTGACCAAGAACCAGGTTTCCATGCAGTCGGACTATGGCAAGGGCAAGTACTGCCCGCCGAGCACGCCGGACAAGTGCCTTTCGCTGGGGCAGATCGAGAAGATCATGGCTACCAGCGCCGACCCGCAACAATTGAAGGAACTGTGGGTGGGCTGGCACAAGGTGGGCGCGCCCATGCGCCAGCGGTATGCCCGCTTCGCCGAACTCTCCAACAAGGGCGCGCGCGAGATGGGCTTCCCCGACGTCGGCGCCATGTGGCGCTCCAACTACGACATGACCCCCGACCAGTTCGAGCAGGAGGTCGAGCGCCTGTGGCAACAGGTGAAACCGCTCTACCTGTCGCTGCACGCGTACGTACGGGCGCAGCTGGTCAAGAAGTACGGCCCCCAGGTGGTCCCGCCGGACGGCATGATCCCTGCCCACCTGCTGGGAAACATGTGGGCGCAGGAGTGGGGCAACATCTATCCGTTGGTCGCGCCCGCCGACGCCGACAAGGGCTACGACCTGACCAAGCTGCTGGAAGAGAAAAAAACCACGCCCATCCAACTGGTGAAGTACGGCGAGGGATTCTTCACCTCGCTCGGTTTCGATCCGCTTCCCAGGACGTTCTGGGAACGCTCGCTGCTCGTGAAGCCGCAGGACCGCGACGTCGTCTGCCACGCCAGCGCGTGGGACCTTGATCTCCAGGAAGATGTCCGGCTCAAGATGTGCATCCAGGTCCGTGACGAGGACTTCATCACTGTCCATCACGAGCTGGGGCACAACTTCTACCAGCGCGCCTATCGCAAGCAGCCCTTCTTCTTTCAGGACAGCGCCAACGACGGCTTCCATGAGGCCATCGGCGACACCATGGCGCTCTCCGCGGTCAGGCCCGAGTACCTGCACCAGGTCGGCCTGCTACCGCAGGTGCCGCAGACTTCGAGCGACATCGGCTTTCTATTGAAAGAGGCGTTGGATAAGGTCGCGTTCCTGCCCTTCGGGCGACGCGTCGACCTGTGGCGATGGCAGGTCTTCAACGGCAAGATCAAGCCGCAGGATTACGAGAAGGCCTGGTGGGACATGATCAACAAGTACCAGGGGCTCTCGGCGCCTGTCCCGCGCACCGAAGCCGACTTCGATCCCGGCGCCAAGTACCACATTCCCGCGAACACACCGTACGCGCGGTACTTCCTGGCGCGGATCTACCAGTTCCAGTTCCAGCGCGCGTTGTGCAAGAAGGCCGCCTACAGCGGGCCGCTGCACCGCTGCTCTATCTACGGCAACAAGGCAGCGGGCGATCTGCTTAAGAAGGCGCTGGTAATGGGCAAAAGCCGTCCCTGGCAGGAGGTCATGTTCGAATTGACCGGTGAGAAGGAAGGCGACGCTTCTGCGATGATGGAATACTTCGCTCCGCTCAAGCAGTGGCTCGACGAGCAGAACAAGGGACAGAAGATCAGCTGGTGA
- a CDS encoding thiamine pyrophosphate-dependent dehydrogenase E1 component subunit alpha, translating to MAKKNKKNGHRPQKPAAKAQDLKDLNLTAYRAATVPVRAHNFGAPPSRDVAGRVSPGSQGDGTPRTNRYGIPDWRLEVPDFRLLQVEKDGEVKWEVEGKLDSPAPPIRESKYLTREQSIEIYRWMHLNRRMETALENLYKQGKVVGGVYFGLGQEACSCASAFALKKDEWLAPMIRNQGSMLVKGFAARDIMRQYMAKADSPTWGRDASSHFGDIYERNVVAPISMLGDLIPVMAGVALGARYQGRSIAVMTYIGDGGQSTGVFHEGLNFAAVQKLGLVLIVENNLWGYSTPNERQFAIKDLAERALAYGVPSLIIDGTDACQVYDAAHEACERARRGEGPTLIEAKMMRMKGHAIHDAAQYVPRPLFEYWQRRDPIARFENYLVKVKKWLSAEENKKVIEDVEKQLEADRDAAVASPMPDPATDAEHQGVYCDGKCHAIKPKYGLKQGAKAGAKLKATEAAGHLK from the coding sequence ATGGCGAAGAAGAATAAAAAGAACGGTCACCGGCCACAGAAGCCCGCCGCCAAAGCGCAAGACCTGAAGGACCTCAATCTGACCGCGTACCGGGCCGCGACTGTCCCGGTGCGCGCGCACAATTTCGGAGCGCCTCCGAGTAGAGACGTTGCCGGCAGGGTCTCTCCTGGAAGTCAGGGAGACGGGACGCCGCGCACCAACCGCTACGGCATCCCCGACTGGCGACTTGAAGTCCCTGATTTCCGGCTCCTGCAAGTCGAGAAGGACGGCGAGGTGAAATGGGAAGTCGAGGGCAAGCTCGACTCGCCCGCGCCGCCCATCCGCGAGTCGAAGTATCTGACGCGTGAACAATCCATCGAGATCTACCGCTGGATGCACTTGAATCGCCGCATGGAGACGGCGCTCGAGAACCTGTACAAGCAGGGCAAGGTGGTCGGCGGGGTGTACTTCGGCCTGGGGCAGGAGGCGTGCTCGTGCGCCTCGGCGTTCGCGTTGAAGAAGGACGAGTGGCTGGCGCCGATGATCCGCAACCAGGGCTCGATGCTGGTGAAGGGCTTCGCGGCCCGCGACATCATGCGGCAGTACATGGCCAAGGCCGACTCGCCGACATGGGGGCGCGACGCCAGCTCGCACTTCGGCGACATCTACGAGCGTAACGTTGTCGCGCCAATCTCCATGCTCGGCGACTTGATCCCGGTGATGGCCGGCGTGGCGCTGGGCGCACGCTACCAGGGACGCAGCATCGCCGTCATGACCTATATCGGCGATGGCGGCCAGTCCACGGGAGTCTTCCACGAGGGGCTGAACTTCGCTGCGGTGCAGAAGCTGGGGCTGGTGCTGATCGTGGAAAACAATCTTTGGGGATACTCGACGCCCAACGAGCGGCAATTCGCGATCAAAGATCTGGCGGAGCGCGCGCTAGCTTACGGCGTGCCCAGCCTGATCATCGACGGCACCGACGCTTGCCAGGTGTACGACGCGGCGCACGAGGCATGCGAGCGCGCCCGCCGCGGCGAAGGCCCGACGCTCATCGAAGCCAAAATGATGCGCATGAAGGGCCACGCCATCCACGACGCGGCCCAGTACGTCCCGCGTCCGCTGTTCGAGTACTGGCAGCGGCGCGACCCCATCGCGCGCTTCGAGAATTACCTGGTCAAGGTGAAGAAGTGGCTGTCGGCGGAGGAGAACAAGAAAGTGATCGAGGACGTCGAGAAGCAGCTTGAGGCCGACCGCGATGCCGCGGTCGCGTCACCGATGCCGGATCCGGCGACCGACGCCGAGCACCAGGGCGTCTACTGCGACGGCAAGTGCCACGCGATCAAGCCTAAGTATGGGTTGAAGCAAGGCGCAAAGGCCGGGGCGAAGCTAAAAGCGACGGAAGCGGCGGGGCATCTGAAATAG
- a CDS encoding small ribosomal subunit Rsm22 family protein: MQLPHALAESIESLIENRDFKAIRRAGEELSARYRSDLPQIALSTSEHRLAYLLVRLPATYAAISGVLKEVRGRVGEIRSVLDLGAGPGTAAWTAAELFPNLERVTLIERDAEMVAVGKQLAAAHQGLGRAKWVTSDLRSAALAQHDLVIAAYALGEIQEKGRMDLLKRAWEASGKALVVIEPGTPRGFASLLSLREALLAHGQHILAPCPGNAECPMAKRPGDWCHFAARLERTSLHRRLKSGELGYEDEKFSYLAFVRGKPAPTVPARILRHPVHGKGHIKMTLCEAPNLREITVTKSDPNAFRAARRAKWGDAWPPPKS, encoded by the coding sequence ATGCAGCTCCCGCACGCGCTTGCCGAAAGCATCGAATCGCTCATCGAGAATCGCGATTTCAAGGCCATTCGCCGAGCCGGCGAAGAACTCAGCGCGCGCTATCGCTCGGACCTGCCGCAGATCGCGCTGAGCACTTCGGAGCATCGCCTTGCTTATCTGCTGGTGCGCCTGCCCGCGACCTACGCGGCGATCTCCGGCGTGTTGAAGGAAGTGCGCGGACGCGTAGGCGAAATCCGCAGTGTGCTCGACCTAGGCGCAGGACCGGGCACCGCCGCGTGGACCGCTGCCGAACTATTCCCAAACCTCGAGCGAGTCACGCTCATTGAGCGCGACGCGGAGATGGTCGCGGTGGGCAAGCAGCTCGCGGCGGCGCATCAAGGCCTCGGCCGCGCAAAGTGGGTTACAAGCGACCTGCGCTCTGCCGCGCTCGCGCAACATGATCTGGTCATTGCAGCGTATGCGCTCGGCGAGATCCAAGAGAAGGGGCGAATGGATCTTTTGAAGCGGGCGTGGGAGGCGTCGGGCAAGGCGCTCGTCGTCATCGAGCCGGGGACGCCGCGCGGGTTTGCTTCCCTGCTGTCCTTGCGCGAGGCCCTGCTCGCGCACGGACAGCACATTCTGGCGCCCTGCCCGGGCAACGCTGAGTGCCCGATGGCGAAGCGGCCCGGCGACTGGTGTCACTTTGCAGCGCGCCTAGAGCGGACTTCCCTGCATCGGCGACTGAAATCCGGCGAACTGGGCTACGAGGACGAGAAGTTCTCCTACCTTGCCTTTGTCCGCGGCAAACCGGCTCCAACGGTTCCTGCGCGGATCCTGCGCCATCCGGTCCACGGCAAAGGACACATAAAGATGACGCTCTGCGAGGCGCCAAACCTGCGGGAGATCACGGTGACGAAGTCAGATCCAAACGCTTTTCGTGCGGCCCGGCGCGCGAAGTGGGGCGATGCATGGCCGCCGCCGAAGTCGTAA
- a CDS encoding alpha-ketoacid dehydrogenase subunit beta, protein MAHVTYLEAIRQGLWEEMERDPSVFCIGEDIGIYGGAFKVTDGFIHHFGPERVVDTPIAESAIVGAAFGAALTGLRPVAEFQFIDFIGCAFNQITNMLAKSHYRWGAPAPIVMRGPCGGGVHGGPFHSQNPEMYFVHTPGMKVIAPATAYDAKGLIKSAIRDPNPVLYLEHKFLYRRIKEELPEDDYTVPIGKARVAREGKHVSVITYAAMLYTALGAAETLAKEGIELEVVDLRTLLPLDSEAIAETVKKTNKVIILHEDTKTGGIAGEIEAIINEEAFDWLDAPIVRITSQDTPVPFSPPLEERFLPSAKDVVEKARWLRKY, encoded by the coding sequence ATGGCACACGTCACCTATCTCGAAGCCATCCGCCAGGGACTCTGGGAGGAGATGGAGCGCGACCCGAGCGTGTTCTGCATCGGCGAGGACATCGGTATCTACGGCGGGGCGTTCAAGGTCACCGACGGCTTCATCCACCACTTCGGCCCGGAGCGGGTGGTGGACACGCCCATTGCGGAATCGGCCATTGTGGGCGCGGCGTTCGGTGCGGCGCTCACCGGGCTGCGGCCGGTGGCGGAGTTTCAGTTCATCGATTTCATCGGCTGCGCCTTCAACCAGATCACCAACATGCTGGCCAAGTCGCACTACCGCTGGGGCGCGCCCGCGCCCATCGTGATGCGCGGGCCGTGCGGCGGCGGCGTCCACGGCGGGCCCTTCCACTCGCAGAACCCCGAGATGTACTTTGTGCACACGCCGGGGATGAAAGTGATCGCGCCCGCGACGGCGTACGACGCCAAGGGACTGATCAAGTCCGCCATTCGCGACCCCAATCCCGTGCTGTACCTCGAGCATAAGTTCCTCTATCGGCGCATTAAAGAAGAGCTGCCGGAGGACGACTACACGGTGCCGATCGGCAAGGCGCGCGTGGCGCGCGAGGGCAAGCACGTCAGCGTGATCACCTACGCGGCCATGCTCTACACCGCGCTCGGGGCCGCCGAGACGCTGGCCAAGGAAGGCATCGAGTTGGAAGTCGTGGACCTGCGCACACTGCTGCCGCTGGACAGCGAGGCCATCGCTGAAACGGTGAAGAAGACGAACAAGGTCATCATCCTGCACGAGGACACGAAGACCGGCGGCATCGCGGGCGAGATCGAGGCCATCATCAACGAAGAGGCGTTCGACTGGCTGGACGCGCCCATCGTGCGCATCACGTCGCAGGACACTCCCGTGCCCTTTTCCCCGCCGCTCGAGGAGCGCTTCCTGCCCAGCGCCAAGGACGTGGTGGAAAAGGCGCGCTGGCTGCGGAAGTACTGA
- the lipB gene encoding lipoyl(octanoyl) transferase LipB — MVINVVQLGMVDYATATRLQQTLVDLRKQGRIADTLLLLEHPPVITLGRNATRKNVVASDEQMRRASIEIFECDRGGDVTYHGPGQLVGYPIFDLRDRAKRMGAVDYVRHIEEVLIRTCADFGVAAKRIAGRTGVWTFDPEAKLAAIGVHISRGVTSHGFALNVSTDLDQFKLIVPCGISDRPVMSLHTAIAALDPGRATPALDQVAEVVVRNFGKVFESQILWVDTLDALVGRAVGVPLKEPAGLRAMHGDDTPWA, encoded by the coding sequence GTGGTCATCAACGTCGTCCAACTCGGCATGGTCGATTATGCGACCGCCACACGCCTGCAGCAGACGCTCGTGGATCTGCGCAAACAGGGCCGCATCGCCGACACCCTTCTTCTTCTTGAGCATCCCCCGGTGATCACGCTGGGGCGGAATGCCACGCGGAAGAACGTGGTCGCCTCCGACGAGCAGATGCGGCGCGCGAGTATAGAGATCTTCGAGTGCGATCGCGGCGGCGACGTGACCTACCACGGTCCGGGACAGCTCGTCGGGTATCCCATCTTCGATCTGCGCGACCGGGCGAAGCGTATGGGCGCGGTGGATTACGTCCGCCATATAGAAGAGGTGCTCATCCGCACCTGCGCCGACTTCGGCGTGGCCGCCAAGCGCATCGCCGGCCGCACCGGCGTGTGGACCTTCGACCCCGAGGCCAAGTTGGCGGCCATCGGGGTGCACATCTCGCGCGGCGTGACCTCGCACGGCTTCGCACTGAATGTCTCCACCGACCTCGACCAGTTCAAGCTCATCGTGCCCTGCGGCATCTCCGACAGGCCGGTCATGTCGCTTCACACGGCGATCGCAGCACTCGACCCCGGCCGCGCGACGCCGGCGCTCGACCAGGTCGCGGAAGTCGTGGTCCGTAATTTCGGCAAGGTGTTTGAATCGCAGATACTGTGGGTGGATACTCTCGATGCGTTGGTCGGCCGCGCCGTGGGCGTACCGCTGAAAGAGCCGGCCGGGCTGCGCGCCATGCACGGCGACGACACTCCCTGGGCCTAG
- the lpdA gene encoding dihydrolipoyl dehydrogenase translates to MAETIYDVAIIGSGPAGYTAAIRAGQYGLKTALIEKDAKLGGTCLHVGCIPTKALLFNAEIYDHVKEGKEFGLVGAENVKIDWAVIMQRKNKIVLKHAKGLEFLMRKNKVTTIAGYGRLTGPAKNGVFEIEVTAGAGGERTITKAKNVLLATGSEARMLPGLEPDARILTNVEILSLDSIPKSLIVVGAGAVGVEFASIYKSFGSEVTILEMLPRLVPVEDEEISKELARVFKKRGINFYVGAKVDKVERSKDGVAVSITADGKSQKIDAEKILIAVGRKPNTENVGLEKVKNIKVERGFVHTNEWMQTGEPGIYAVGDIVAGMPQLAHAGAMEGLVAVAKIAGKEGRPVKRERIPGCTYCEPQIGSVGLTEAAARERKLDIKVGKFPFAGNSKASIVGSHDGFIKVVAGAKYGEILGVHIIGPGATEMISEAVAAMESEATVEDLMFTTHAHPTLYEAMGDAFSSVYGMAINA, encoded by the coding sequence TTGGCAGAGACGATCTACGATGTTGCCATCATCGGGAGCGGCCCGGCCGGATACACCGCCGCCATCCGCGCCGGCCAATACGGGCTGAAGACTGCGCTCATCGAGAAGGACGCGAAGCTGGGCGGAACCTGCCTGCACGTGGGCTGCATTCCCACCAAAGCCCTCCTCTTTAATGCTGAGATCTACGACCACGTGAAAGAAGGCAAGGAGTTCGGCCTGGTGGGCGCCGAGAACGTGAAAATCGACTGGGCGGTCATCATGCAACGCAAGAACAAGATCGTCCTCAAGCACGCCAAGGGACTCGAGTTTTTGATGCGCAAGAATAAGGTGACGACCATCGCGGGCTATGGCCGCCTGACCGGGCCGGCGAAGAACGGTGTCTTCGAGATCGAGGTCACCGCCGGCGCGGGCGGTGAGCGCACCATTACCAAAGCGAAAAACGTGCTGCTCGCTACCGGCTCGGAGGCGCGTATGCTCCCCGGCCTGGAGCCGGACGCGCGCATCCTGACCAACGTCGAGATCCTGAGCCTGGATTCGATCCCCAAGTCGCTGATCGTTGTCGGCGCGGGGGCTGTGGGCGTGGAGTTCGCGTCGATCTACAAGTCGTTCGGCAGCGAGGTGACCATCCTCGAGATGCTGCCGCGGCTGGTGCCGGTCGAGGACGAAGAGATCTCGAAAGAACTGGCGCGGGTGTTCAAGAAGCGCGGCATCAATTTCTACGTCGGGGCCAAGGTGGACAAGGTCGAGAGATCGAAAGACGGGGTGGCGGTCTCCATCACCGCTGACGGCAAATCGCAGAAGATCGATGCGGAGAAGATCCTGATCGCCGTCGGCCGCAAGCCCAACACGGAGAACGTCGGGCTGGAGAAGGTGAAGAACATCAAGGTGGAGCGCGGGTTCGTCCACACCAATGAATGGATGCAGACGGGCGAACCGGGCATATATGCCGTCGGCGATATCGTCGCCGGCATGCCGCAACTGGCGCACGCGGGAGCGATGGAAGGCCTGGTGGCGGTGGCCAAGATCGCCGGCAAAGAAGGCAGGCCGGTGAAGCGCGAGCGCATCCCCGGCTGCACCTATTGCGAGCCGCAGATCGGGTCAGTCGGCCTGACCGAGGCGGCAGCGCGAGAGAGGAAGCTCGACATCAAGGTCGGCAAGTTCCCCTTCGCCGGGAATTCAAAGGCGTCAATCGTGGGCTCGCATGACGGATTCATCAAGGTGGTCGCGGGCGCAAAGTACGGCGAGATCCTGGGCGTGCATATCATAGGCCCGGGCGCAACCGAGATGATCTCCGAAGCGGTCGCCGCGATGGAGTCAGAGGCCACGGTCGAGGACCTGATGTTCACCACCCACGCCCACCCGACGCTGTACGAGGCCATGGGCGACGCCTTCAGCTCGGTGTACGGGATGGCGATCAACGCATAG
- a CDS encoding glucosaminidase domain-containing protein translates to MTKDEFIRLATEAARECLRQSGFPPGITVAQAALESDWGDSLLSREAHNYFGIKAHGGGPFVELSTTEVRDGQAVRCTARFVRYGSMQACFADRDRIITDLACYEEARACTADPEAFIRALAKHWATDPCYAEKVLALYRRHHFAQLDNE, encoded by the coding sequence ATGACGAAGGATGAATTCATTCGCCTCGCCACCGAGGCGGCGCGGGAATGCTTGCGCCAGAGCGGGTTCCCGCCGGGGATCACCGTCGCGCAGGCGGCGCTGGAGAGCGATTGGGGCGATTCGCTGCTCTCACGCGAGGCGCACAACTATTTCGGCATCAAGGCACACGGCGGCGGGCCGTTCGTCGAGCTATCCACGACCGAGGTCCGTGATGGCCAGGCGGTGCGCTGCACGGCTCGCTTCGTCCGCTACGGATCCATGCAGGCGTGCTTCGCCGATCGCGACCGCATCATCACGGACCTTGCCTGCTACGAGGAAGCCCGTGCCTGTACTGCGGATCCCGAGGCATTCATCCGGGCTCTCGCGAAACACTGGGCGACCGACCCGTGCTACGCCGAGAAGGTCCTCGCGCTCTATCGCCGGCACCACTTCGCTCAGCTTGATAACGAATAG
- the sucB gene encoding 2-oxoglutarate dehydrogenase, E2 component, dihydrolipoamide succinyltransferase, producing MAAAEVVNTGGRRLALTLFIMTDRNPAAGPTSSLWGKRTMPTDVIMPQMGESIFEGTLTKWLKKPGEKVQRDEPLFEISTDKVDAEIPAPASGVLTEIKVKEGTTVQVNTVVGTIAAEGESVAAAPAAKPAAPAKAAPQPKMEAAKPQPAARAKEQPAAAPHKESVIEFPATDRDQEAEHVRSSPLVRRIAKEYGVNLTQVAGTGLGGRITKDDILGFVEQHPGVAAAAPSRGAAAPAARPMEMPARAAAQPAAPPPERGPIAVPGELVAMSQMRKIIAQRMVESKHTSAHVYSVFEVDVTRIMRLREREKAKFEEANGVKLTVMPFFARAVINAIRQHPIVNSSVEGDNIRYHKNINLGIAVALEWGLIVPVIKNAEELSFVGLQRAITDIAERARSKKLRPDEVQGGTFTITNPGVFGPLFGMPIINQPQVAIMGMGGIFKTPVVRTDEDGSDNIVIRHIIHVSLGYDHRVVDGADADRFLATLKKNLEGWSESIY from the coding sequence ATGGCCGCCGCCGAAGTCGTAAATACGGGCGGGCGGCGTCTCGCGCTAACATTATTTATAATGACGGATCGCAATCCCGCTGCCGGGCCAACCAGCAGCCTGTGGGGAAAAAGAACCATGCCGACTGACGTGATCATGCCCCAGATGGGCGAATCGATCTTTGAAGGCACGCTGACCAAGTGGCTGAAGAAGCCCGGGGAGAAGGTGCAGCGCGACGAGCCGCTGTTCGAGATCTCGACCGACAAGGTGGACGCCGAGATCCCTGCGCCCGCCTCGGGAGTGCTGACCGAGATCAAGGTGAAGGAAGGCACGACCGTACAGGTGAATACGGTGGTGGGCACGATCGCCGCCGAAGGCGAGTCGGTGGCCGCGGCGCCAGCCGCTAAGCCGGCGGCCCCGGCCAAGGCCGCTCCTCAGCCCAAGATGGAAGCTGCGAAGCCGCAACCCGCCGCGCGTGCCAAAGAGCAGCCGGCGGCCGCCCCGCACAAGGAGTCGGTGATCGAGTTCCCCGCGACCGATCGCGACCAGGAAGCAGAACACGTACGCTCCAGCCCGCTGGTGCGCCGCATCGCAAAGGAATACGGGGTGAACCTGACGCAAGTAGCCGGGACCGGCCTGGGCGGACGCATCACCAAAGACGACATCCTGGGCTTCGTGGAGCAACACCCGGGCGTCGCGGCGGCTGCGCCGTCTCGTGGGGCGGCCGCTCCCGCAGCGCGTCCGATGGAGATGCCGGCACGGGCAGCGGCCCAGCCCGCAGCTCCCCCGCCCGAGCGCGGTCCGATCGCAGTGCCCGGCGAGTTGGTAGCCATGTCGCAGATGCGGAAGATCATCGCGCAGCGCATGGTCGAGTCCAAGCACACCAGCGCGCACGTGTACTCGGTCTTCGAGGTCGACGTCACGCGCATCATGCGCCTCCGCGAGCGGGAAAAGGCGAAGTTCGAGGAGGCGAATGGCGTGAAGCTGACGGTGATGCCGTTCTTCGCGCGAGCCGTGATCAACGCTATCCGCCAGCACCCGATCGTGAACAGCTCGGTCGAAGGCGACAACATCCGCTACCACAAGAACATCAACCTCGGGATCGCGGTGGCGCTGGAGTGGGGGCTGATCGTGCCCGTCATCAAGAACGCCGAGGAGCTGAGCTTCGTGGGGCTGCAGCGCGCCATCACCGACATCGCCGAGCGCGCGCGCTCGAAGAAGCTGCGGCCCGACGAAGTCCAGGGCGGCACCTTCACCATCACCAATCCCGGGGTGTTCGGCCCGCTGTTCGGCATGCCCATCATCAACCAGCCGCAGGTAGCGATCATGGGAATGGGCGGCATCTTCAAGACGCCCGTGGTGCGCACTGACGAGGATGGCAGCGACAACATCGTGATCCGCCACATCATCCATGTCTCGCTCGGCTACGATCACCGGGTGGTGGACGGCGCCGACGCCGACAGGTTCCTGGCCACGCTGAAGAAGAACCTGGAAGGCTGGAGCGAGTCGATCTACTAG
- the hemB gene encoding porphobilinogen synthase, producing the protein MSFPITRMRRLRRTDQMRSLVRETRLTPEGFVYPMFVCPGEGVRKEVRSMPGVYNLSVDEAVKEAREVKSLGVPAVILFGLPESKDEMATGAWATDGIVQQATRAIKREVPGLIVVGDVCLCEYMSHGHCGIVRKSTTAQSLGAAVAAAPPPAVAEYEIVNDATLEILAKTAVSQARAGMDIIAPSDMMDGRVAAIRKALDENGFTNIPILSYAAKFASAFYGPFREAADSAPQFGDRRSYQMDGANLREALHEIELDLAEGADMVMVKPAMPYLDVIHAARQRFDVPLAAYQVSGEYAMIMAAAQNNWVDKNRIMLESLQSIQRAGASIILTYFAKDAAKLLG; encoded by the coding sequence ATGTCCTTCCCTATCACTCGTATGCGCAGGCTCCGGCGGACCGACCAGATGCGGTCGCTGGTGCGTGAAACCCGTCTTACTCCTGAAGGTTTCGTGTACCCGATGTTCGTTTGCCCGGGGGAGGGTGTGCGCAAAGAAGTGCGCTCCATGCCCGGGGTTTACAACCTTTCGGTCGATGAAGCGGTCAAGGAGGCGCGCGAGGTCAAGTCGCTGGGAGTGCCTGCGGTCATCCTCTTCGGCCTGCCCGAGTCGAAAGACGAGATGGCAACCGGCGCCTGGGCGACCGACGGAATCGTACAACAGGCGACGCGGGCCATCAAACGCGAGGTGCCGGGGCTGATCGTCGTTGGGGATGTGTGCCTCTGCGAGTACATGAGCCACGGACACTGCGGGATCGTGCGCAAGAGCACCACGGCGCAGTCGCTGGGCGCTGCGGTAGCCGCAGCTCCGCCCCCCGCCGTCGCCGAGTATGAGATCGTCAACGACGCCACGTTGGAGATCCTGGCCAAGACCGCGGTGTCGCAGGCGCGCGCCGGAATGGACATTATCGCGCCCTCCGACATGATGGATGGGCGCGTGGCTGCCATCCGCAAGGCGCTCGACGAGAATGGGTTCACCAACATCCCCATCCTGTCCTATGCGGCCAAGTTCGCTTCGGCGTTTTACGGGCCGTTCCGCGAGGCAGCGGACTCGGCGCCGCAGTTCGGCGACCGCCGCTCTTACCAGATGGATGGCGCCAACCTGCGCGAAGCGCTGCACGAGATCGAGCTCGACCTGGCCGAGGGCGCCGACATGGTCATGGTGAAGCCGGCGATGCCCTACCTGGACGTGATCCACGCAGCGCGCCAGCGTTTTGATGTGCCGCTGGCGGCTTACCAGGTCTCCGGCGAGTACGCCATGATCATGGCCGCCGCACAGAACAACTGGGTGGACAAGAACCGGATCATGCTGGAGTCGCTGCAATCGATCCAGCGTGCCGGGGCGAGCATCATCCTGACCTATTTCGCGAAGGACGCCGCAAAACTACTGGGCTGA